In Sesamum indicum cultivar Zhongzhi No. 13 linkage group LG8, S_indicum_v1.0, whole genome shotgun sequence, the sequence TTTTCTGCCATCCACATACTAAACAACTGAACAAGATTGAAGCTGTTATTATAAGTGACTAGACTAAATGAATCAAGGAGAGGATTGAAGCTTTAACAATCtgtcttctttattttgtaggtATCCATACATGGctgtgattttaaatttcagtCAGTCATGGGCTTTGTATTGCTTAGTTCATTTCTATGCCATCACAAAAGATGAATTAGCACACATGAAACCATTGTACAAGTTTTTGACATTCAAGTCAATTGTGTTCTTAACTTGGTGGCAAGGAGTTGCTATAGCTCTTCTATATGCCGTTGGTTTATTCAAAAGTCCAATAGCTCAGTCACTGCAGTTTAAGTCAACCGTTCAGGATTTCATTATTTGTATCGAGGTAATTGCTTtcaaaagttattttattcttctggTGGCTGTTCTTATACTGTTTGTTTACTacagttttttgttttgatgtgTAGAAAGTATTATAAGTGCATATTGCAAGTTTCACTCCTACATGAATGGTAAATACTTTTCAATGTTTTTGGATGTGTTATTTGGGGGAAGGGTTTCGTAGTGCTAGTTTCTTGCACCCTGAAATAATATGCTCTCTGGCTAATATCTGGCTTTCTGCATAACCAAGACTAATCCTTTAACCCCAAGACTGACtgatttgaatattgaatTCTTTCATCAGCTACTCAATATAAACTATCCAGCTACATGAAAGATCAAGTTATGGTCTATAATCTGATTTTAGTTCGAGTCCTTTGAACACTAATTCCAGTATCATACAAGATCAAGATCCTAAATGTTTATAAGTTCAAGAAAACTAAGTCGGAGCATTTTATCAACATAGGGCACCTTTGGATTTATGCGTGGAATTTATAATTGGCAGATAGTACCGTCAGAGGTTAACACGTAAACTTATTAATGTCTGGACTGCAGGATAGTTTCTTGAATAGGTTGGTTGTTTACGAAATAGGACTGATTTTGCCCTTAATCTATTCATTTCTTGGTTTCCATCACCTGTCCCttttcctctctttcttttattgttttcagCTTCATATTTCCTTcattcttcttctccttttatGTTGTTGCCGCTGCTGCAGAGGACCATCACCTCACTGTATCATTttatcttctttcttcttccgTCACTTCATTTTTCTGTCAACCATCCACCACACCTGCTGCTAGGCTCTCTAGTCTCTTCTTCCGCTTATTCCTCTCCGTTCCTaagtttccttttctttgaTTAGCATCTTTGTGGAAAGAGCAACTAATCTTCTTTGAGATTCTATAGTTCAATAAAAGATCAATTCTACTAGCAAGTAAGGTAGAAGAGGATCTTCCAGAGCATCTTCATAGAGGAGATGCAAACTTTCACTCAAAGGACATTCTTCATGTTAAATCGTTGGGCAAAACAAATGTTTAATGACACCCATGTGACTGAAATTAGAAATTATGGCACCACTATCAAACCCAAAAACAGATGCTTTAATTATCCCTCACCCATGTGGTACTGCCAACCATGGCAGGttccctttttctctctctttccgTGTGCTGCGGAAACACgatgcttcttcttcttcatctttgcaattttggtaCGATTGGCCAGGGAAGGTTCTTTGGGTTAGTAGCTGCTTATTTCTGGCAATTTCGGCACTATTCATTTTAGTAATGTAACGAAGGGTTTTTGTGGGATTCTGGTTTCTATGCACTATATCCCTTATCTAATTCAAACTAGAAACCCTAAAGATTGATTTGGGGTAATAGAATTGTCTTTCAGACCTAATTCTAGAATCTCAGAGGGCTCATGCTCATGGAGTTTGAATTGAAGATCTTTCTTCTCTGCAATTTTAGCAAGATTCATATAGCCAAGGCAGGGAATGGGGTTTGTGAGTTTGTGGTTTTCACCCAGTGACCCCTTATCTAATTCAAACCAGATCTTTTACGAATCTGTAAAATTGGTGTTTGACATGGGGTGGCAGAATTGTCTATTGCTCCGAATCCTATCGAACCTAATGCTAGAATTTCATCAGGTCTGGGGTGTTTGAACTTAAGATATAAAATGCAGCATGAACAGTAGCTTAGATTGGAGTTGGGAGTTAATCACTGTTCTGTTAAAGCTAAGTTATTTTGGTGGATTGATCTTTCTCCACATTTGGCAGTTCGTTGTGTCTTCTAGACACTAGAAATCTGGAACCACAGGGAAGATTAGTACTGAAATTTGAGAGTTGGTTTGCTTTATTATTGAACCTATTGGAAGAGGAGACACACATTTTATACATTGTAATTGCATCCTAATAGACTGTTGATGAATTATATCGAAAAGCTGAAATTTCGAtctcgttgaattttgagagaGTTGATTGGAGAGAAGAGGGTTTTGCATAAGTATGTTTTGTTGATTAGGCACTGCTTTTCTTTGAAAACTTGTTTGTGTGTTATCTATTCAGGAAAGGGTTAGTCTATAAAGTGTTTGAGTTTCATGGTTGTATCCGTTTTAGTATGGGAGAGATCCACACAACAACGCTGGACCATTTAAGTAGAGATCTACGCGACGATCCTAAACCATCCATTATCCAAGTCCTCAAAATGTTCCATCTGGGGGTCAATACCAGTTCTAATAGATTGGACACTTCAAAAGTTCCCGACTTCCCAGCGGGAAAATAGATTTTCCCGAAGAGAACTACTGCATCTCGCCTAACTTCCCTAATTAAAGTAACTAGGTGCCTCCACCGGGAGCAGATACCTTCATGGTGCTGCAACATTCTTGAGGACTCAATAATAGTAGCTGAATAGCCGCTTATCAGAtccattttgaatttcttgacCTAGTTTTACTCTTCCACTCTAGGTCGGAGTGTATTCTTTGCTAGGACATGGTGTCTTTTAGGTGGATGAACATTGATAAATGAATTAGCTACGGAATGGAGTTAAGGTTGAGGGTAAAATGCTCATTCAATCTAAGAACTTTCAAAGTCATGACATTCTTCTCTCAGAGAAGATGAAGTGAATTGAGACTGAACAGTTTAATGTTGCTGACATATTATAAGTCGTGAGTAAATCCCTTCTTTAGCAAGAAATCTACCTTCATCTGTGTCCATAATGTGTCATAATCAGTTCATATTTACGTTGACTATGAAAATGGTGCGAAACATGTCATATCTTTGTCCACTGAGTATTGAAGCTATTACAACCAGAATGGTTGTTCTTATATCGTTTTCTTCTTCCAAGACCAGAAATCACTTGTAGATCTTGTCATGAAATCTGAAATCTCATTGGATGCCACCGTACACATGTCTATTTTGATACGATACTTTGTCTCTTTTCCTGAGAATACTTACCTTGGAGAAATCTGTAAGTCATAAGGCATGTTTCTCTGGTAACTCAGTACACCACTAGTAGGGTACGCCAGAGATGCATTCCAATTGTCTGTCTCCACCTTATATATGTACAGTCTAGATGGGATCCTTCTTAAAAAGCCTGGAAAACCATGTTTTCCTACCTTAAATGTGTGCTCTAGATCTGTTATGGCTAGAATAACATGGACAATACATCCAGCAGGATTTGGTACCAGAAACTCAAAGAGATGATTTCCTAATGGCTTTCTGAATAGCTGTTGGAAACTTGGTTTGTCTGATGGAAATATGGAATCGCTTTGTTTGTCTTTTCCCCTTGCAATCAGAGAGTAACTTCAGCAAAGTATCCCCCCATGCAGTATAACTGccaatgaatgaaaaataatgttcATATTTGGGGAAAATGTACTTCAGTTTTACTTTGTCTATGaacatttttattgattagatTCTTAATGGTACTGTTTCTGTTTATTGATCAAATTGGAAGGATATGTAGAGAACAAATGGAAGTACCTTTATCACAAATGATCCCTTTCAGAAATAAGaatcttaaaatttcaaaactacTTTGATCGTAAAAGCTGTAGAGTCATTTGTACTTTAACTCCTTTGGAACAAAGGTAGCAGTTTGATGCTTCCACAGTATGCATAaagcaaaatcaaacaagGAGACTCTGAGTTGTTAGGATTTTTATCTTGCTTGTCAGTACTTAAAGAAAGAACGCAGATTAACATTCTAACCTGGAAGAGtaaattttggatgattttataTAGCAAGTAGGCTATGTGGGTGGGTTAAAGAAACTCTTCTTGAAACAAGCGTCTTAAATTATCCCAACTTTGCTTCACAAAGCCTATTTAAGTTGTTCAATACCCTAAGCCAAATTGATATAATAACCGGACTagaatttgttgaaatttcCTTCTTGTCTTGTTAAACGACTACCTCCTTTAAAAGCTTAAAGTGGTAGAAAGagaataatgtaatattaatattttaacacaCTCCCTAGCGTGCAAACTCTGCacatgaaactttttttttttttaaaatgggtGACAATAAGATTCGAATCCAGGACCCCTTGTTTGGCCTGGCTTTGGAACGATATTAAACGACCAccttaatattaatatctttaacATGTCCAAACATGTTGCTCATAGCATGGTTAAACTGTGAAGTTGCTTGGATTTGTTCCACTGTTTCAATTGAGATACACGTTCTGCACCAAGTACAGTTGGACTGAAAGAGAAGATGAGGTGCCCAAACTTATTGTATAGAGGGACAAAAGGTagattatcaattatataaagaaatggATATTTCTTTCACTAACTTCATGTAATGATTCAACCCACCTTTGATAAAGGAGCTGGAAATAGACCTACAAGCCATAAGTTATAAAGATAGCTTAAATCATGAAATTGTTAAATCAGTGGTATACCCATAGAgttattactataatttgcAGCTGCTATAGGACTTTGTTAGGACTGTtgttcattttaatattaagcaatttttttgtattgtgtaACAGACATGGTTGAATTTGAAAGACGTTGTGTTCTAagcatttttaataattatgattgtgAGCATTTGGTTGGTGAACACGCAGTGCCTAATGGGCTGCTGTTAAATAAACATGGGAAGTTCTGAGGGGGACATGCAGATGAGTCTCTTAGTTTATGGAAGAATGTGGAGAGTGGCTAGAATCTTTGTTACAGTCTTTATTAGAAACCTGGACAAGGGAATAATAATTTCCAGCAAATCAAAGTTGGTTTGCATCATTAGTTGGTCTTGTATGAAACTCATCTCATGCGCTTAAAGTTCTCACCATTAAAGAGTTGAACGGTATTGAGAAATCTTAAGACGGCTTTCTGGTGTGAATTAATGAGAGTATTTCACTATGTCTTAtcttttagtttatttattctgAACTTCTCATGTAAAATGTTTAAGTTTACAAGGTCTCTCTATTCATCCAGGACAGATGGGAATTGCTTCTTTGGTTCACCTTTATGTTTTCCCTGCAAAGCCTTATGAGTTAATGGGAGATCATTTTTCTGGAAGCGTTGCAGTGCTTGGAGATTATGCATCTGTTGATGGTCCGCTAGATCCTGATGAGGTTAGGGACAGTGAACGTCCCACAAAGTTGCGCCTTCCGCAACCTGACTATAATGCTAGGAGTGGAATGACTATCCGAGAAAGTGTTAGGGACGTCTTTATTGGTGGTGGTGAATATGTAAGTTCTTTCCTCTTTCAAGCAAGTGCCGCTCTCATGCATTTGTTGGTTCAGAAACATTGAGAAATTTTCTGAGTCCACTGAGATGATCTCTATTAACAGATGTCAATCCTTTTGAGCCAAGTGAATGAATTAAATGCTAAAATAATGGTTCTACTTGTGAACAAGCATATAGAGGACTTGAATGTTTTTCAACTCTTTGTTGAACAAAATGTTTTAGCAGAAAATTTCTACTTGTATGGTCCAGGAATGGCACTTTAGTGTCCATTCTCTTTGTCTCGTTTGTTTTATTATTGCTGTTTATATATGTTCATTCTCTTCTTATTTTGACCTTTAGTGAAATGATCAAAGATTCTCAAATTTATGTTGGTAAGATCAACCTGTGCTGCCTCTCTAGATCCTGAATCATTAATGTTTGTGTTTACAAGTATAAGAAGCCCAGTGATTGATTGACGTTACTTTTGACATGCTCAGAAGTTGGTCTTTCACCTGAATTATCCCTGCACGACATCTGAGCACAAACAATTAGCATATCTGTTTTCGGTGAATATCTGCATGCACTATAGAGTATGTAAAGCCAAGTTGAGTAAGTGTTTATGGTTTGAAGCTGCCTACTGCTGTTATCTTGCCACTCTTATCAATTTCTATCTGGTAGAGCAAGAAAGGAATCTTGCATGAACAAAACCAGCTCACTTCGGGTTTTATATACCTACAGATTCAGTTATTTACCACCACCTATTTTCATAacagataaaaaattttaattatcccACAATTgagcttcatttttcattttctgtcaTCTTTCTGGTATATTTCACGTTAGAGTTTCAACACTTTGAAATGCAGATTGTGAACGACGTGAAGTTTACCGTCACTCAAGCTGTGGAGCCTGTAGAGAAGGGAATCACGAAGTTCAACCAGAAACTGCACAAGATCTCTCAGAACATAAAGAAGCACGAGCGGGGAAGGAGAACCAAGGATGACAGTTGTTTGACTTCACCAACACGCAACGTGATTCGAGGAATAGATGATCCCCTCTTGAATGGGAGCATCAGTGACACCGGCAGTTCCAGGAGAAAGAAGCACCGCCGTAAATCTGGGTATACCAGTGCAGAAAGTGGTGGGGAAAGCAGTAGTAGTGACCAAATTCCCTACGGTAGTTATCAGATTCGTGGACGTAGATGGCTTATCAAAGATTAGTCTGATACCAGTCCATTTCCCTTCATGTGGATGATATCGTCACCAAGGTGAGTATTTTTCATTGTTGTCCTTGTGATGGTGATGATCAGAGGAAGTAATTCTGTTCAGTGGATTGATTGCTTTAGATGATGGAAGAGGTGACTATGCATAAGGGTCTGTAGATTTCTCCCAAGCTGTCAATGTTTGAAGATAATTTATgttgaaattattgtatagAAGAATGACGCTGTCTTGTCAGAAACTCTCTCATCGTATTACTCTCAGAATGCTTAATACAGAAATTGTTTGATCATGTCTAAAGTTGTTATCTGCCATCTTTTTCTTACTTATTTTGCTATTCGGAgtaaatgtatttaaatcaTGGTAAATTGCATTGACACCCTGTACAGTTAagtttaaatacataaatactcTTTCTCCTTTGCAAAACTGCAAGTATACCCCCTAATGAGGTGTTAGTGTGATGTATCTCAGGCTGTGTGTTTTGCTAGTGAATAGgggtgtacttgtaattataactataatttcaaGGGCcgtttttatgattttacaaaTGGCATGGGGTGTTTGTATATTTACGTTAGGGTGTCAACGTATTCTACGcttcaaattatattactgGAGGCAATGTAATCTACGCTTCAAATTATTACTGGAGTTGTTGTCTCTTGAAGAAATAGTGTTGCTTGGGATATTGAAACATGTAACttagaatttttcttattatctaGTATTATGTAGCCATATCCTTGTCATATATACTATGTATTGTAATCAACTGATCAAAAGAATACaacccctttttcttttttctgttttctttttcagttaAATAAGCGTTATCTCACTAactctttttccctttctaacttttattatatgtatctATATTTGTTTCTTCCTTTGGGGGtgaaaaatggatgaaatagcatatgtatatatatatatatatatattatatatatatatatatatatctactagtaataaaatattaagtgatcGATATCAAAGTTACAGTTAATGATATGTACTAGTGGCAAAAACTTTTATTGTCGTTGTGTTTGGAGTTGGTGGTGCCAACAATTGTGTCTAACTTTCTGCTTTTGATAATGTAGCATATGTATGGCGATAACTCAGTATCCCCAAAGATACAGtgatcataaataataatcatatgtATGGGGTCATATGATGATAACGCATTCTCATGTATcataaaaacattatattaccattaaaaacaattatatatatccactaaataaataaaatttcaaaaaatatgcttTTATACTTGTAAATATGATCGTATCACGTCACATAAAATGTGTATTCTAATCAACTCAAACGATTACAGGCTTTTTACTCTTGTTTTTATACCTTTTTACTCTTCCCATTCCTTCATATACTGAGAGAACAGAGGCCACAAAGCAACCACATATGAGTTGAGATTTATACATTGATATTCCTTAAGTTTTATACATTGATATTCCTTTCTCTACATACAGAAACACCtcctataatttaaagaatttgagtgTTGTACCTAATTTCCAGAAAtgacaatataatttatgggtaattacaatttctttttcttaggTTTCATGTAAtcatatttaaactttttgtgatttaagaaattacatctaacattTTTTAGGTTTGTTtctgtttaataaataagtccataaatttgttaaaactgattgaatttatgatatttacaaaaatctgaatgaaaattgatgtttacCCTCGATTTACTTATTACTACTTAATGcaagtcaaatattttttttttcaataactaCCCTtgtacctcctcacatgcattaacatgtaAGACGTGTGAgggtaatttaatcataaaattatttatcttatcTACAATAAATcggtaataaataaatagagggtaaatatagatttttttattaatattagcaaatttgttgaattttgactaatggagggaCTGATTTTTTAGATGAAATAAACCTCaggggtgttagatgtaatttctcaaaatacaggggatctacgtgtaattacactaaattttaggaggaaaaaaatgtaattattcctataatttatactattaattattttttaggataattacTCTCCCCTCTCCTGAGGTTTGATATATTTACATGTAGACCCTccgtggtttgaaaaattacatctaacacccctgaggtttgcttcaatttaacaaataaatctatccattagtcaaaaattaataaatttattgatataaccaaataaaattgaataaaaattaatatttaccctcgattgagtTTGATGGGTTTGTCTCAAATACGATTGGTCTAA encodes:
- the LOC105167381 gene encoding protein LAZ1 isoform X1, coding for MLQKIINSGYYYYLNLASSGYSTPIWAVLIAGVFVVISLTLSVYLLFEHLSTYKNPEEQKFLIGVILMVPTYAVESFISLMNPAISVGIGILRDCYESFAMYCFGRYLVACLGGEERAIEFMEREGRASAKTPLLDHGSERGIVKHPFPLNYILKPWKLGRWVYQVIKFGIVQYMIIKAFTAISAVILEAFHVYCEGDFKLNCGYPYMAVILNFSQSWALYCLVHFYAITKDELAHMKPLYKFLTFKSIVFLTWWQGVAIALLYAVGLFKSPIAQSLQFKSTVQDFIICIEMGIASLVHLYVFPAKPYELMGDHFSGSVAVLGDYASVDGPLDPDEVRDSERPTKLRLPQPDYNARSGMTIRESVRDVFIGGGEYIVNDVKFTVTQAVEPVEKGITKFNQKLHKISQNIKKHERGRRTKDDSCLTSPTRNVIRGIDDPLLNGSISDTGSSRRKKHRRKSGYTSAESGGESSSSDQIPYGSYQIRGRRWLIKD